The Spirosoma foliorum genome has a window encoding:
- a CDS encoding helix-hairpin-helix domain-containing protein has product MFNRFQSLIRDYFGFSHKEARGFVVLLFLTLLFLLVPFVYRFIGDQKPVDTSAADQRKLDSLVALMQAEEAKQPQFGNRPDKDKTTAEHFSEPKLFRFDPNTVSVAGWQQLGLPKWLAERIDKYRTKGGRFRKKEDLLHIYDFPPDLYDQLEPYIALKEASSSDRSGNGPSENAKPYNNESYKSAERQPYKERPAYAERPAKPILQPFDINTADTSQLIALKGIGATLAGRIVKFRDALGGFVSEDQFRDIYGLDSLALDELQKFGKIRSSVRKIPVNTATIEELDHHPFLSRRQAQIIVNYREQHGAYTSAESLKPIRILDAKTIEKIAPYLEF; this is encoded by the coding sequence ATGTTCAATCGATTCCAATCGCTCATTCGCGACTACTTCGGATTTTCTCACAAAGAAGCTAGAGGTTTTGTCGTCCTACTTTTCCTAACCCTTCTCTTTCTGCTCGTTCCATTCGTGTATCGGTTCATTGGCGACCAAAAACCAGTTGACACATCCGCTGCCGATCAACGTAAACTTGACAGCCTGGTTGCGCTAATGCAGGCCGAAGAAGCGAAACAACCTCAATTTGGTAATCGCCCAGACAAGGATAAAACCACCGCAGAGCACTTCAGTGAACCCAAACTCTTTCGGTTCGATCCAAATACAGTTAGCGTTGCCGGGTGGCAGCAATTGGGATTACCGAAATGGCTCGCTGAGCGTATCGATAAATATCGAACAAAAGGTGGTCGGTTTCGGAAGAAAGAAGATCTCCTGCACATTTACGACTTCCCACCTGATCTCTATGATCAGCTCGAACCGTACATTGCGTTGAAAGAAGCGTCCTCTTCAGATCGATCAGGAAATGGGCCATCCGAAAATGCCAAACCTTACAATAACGAATCGTATAAATCCGCTGAAAGACAACCTTACAAAGAGCGCCCAGCGTATGCAGAACGACCGGCCAAGCCGATTTTGCAGCCGTTCGATATTAATACTGCCGACACCTCGCAGTTAATTGCGCTTAAAGGAATTGGGGCTACACTAGCCGGGCGCATCGTAAAGTTTAGAGACGCCCTCGGCGGCTTCGTTTCAGAAGATCAGTTTCGAGATATTTATGGACTCGACTCCCTCGCTCTGGACGAATTACAGAAGTTTGGTAAAATCCGGTCGTCAGTTCGTAAGATTCCGGTCAATACGGCCACCATTGAGGAGCTGGACCATCATCCGTTTTTATCCCGCCGACAGGCGCAAATTATTGTCAATTATCGGGAGCAACACGGCGCTTATACATCGGCTGAATCGCTCAAGCCAATTCGGATTCTGGATGCAAAAACCATCGAGAAGATTGCGCCATACCTTGAGTTTTAA
- a CDS encoding NADP-dependent malic enzyme, with protein sequence MNQKIRREDALDYHAKGRPGKLEVVPTKEYSTQRDLSLAYSPGVAEPCLAIEANPDDAFKYTAKGNLVAVISNGTAVLGLGNIGPAASKPVMEGKGLLFKIYSDIDVFDLELNTSNIDEFVRTVKILEPTFGGVNLEDIKAPECFEIEERLKKEMNIPVMHDDQHGTAIVSGAALLNALELVEKPIQTAKFVILGAGAAAISCARQYVALGAKHENMVMFDVNGPLRTDRTDLSELMLPFATSRDIHSLEDAFADADVFVGLSKGNIVSQDMIRLMAKNAIVFAMANPNPEISYDDAMAARPDIIMATGRSDYPNQVNNVLGFPYIFRGALDVRATEINEAMKLAATYALADLAKKPVPDLVNLAYGESNMVFGRTYILPKPVDPRLLSTVAPAVAQAAMTSGVARLTITDWDAYEQQLARRLGQDNQISRVILTKAKANPKRVVFADAENLKVLKAAQQVRDEGIAFPILLGEQAKIEKLIDENSLDLGNIPIIDPRSPEQAALVERFGDLFFEKRKRKGVNATEARKMMNVRNYFGAMMVETGEADALISGLTRSYPDTIRPALQIIGKESGVKKVAGMYILLTKRGPLFFSDTTVNFNPTAEEIVEITELTAQTVERFNIKPRIALVTYSNFGSAKGDDAEKMNRAVELLQQRNPDMIVDGEIQAHLAFNTELLQQNHPFSKLVGEGANTLIFPNLSAANIAYNLMAEAAGFDAIGPILLGIRKPVYVLQLGSSEREIVNMVAIAVVEAQGK encoded by the coding sequence ATGAATCAGAAAATCCGTCGCGAAGATGCCCTTGATTACCATGCCAAAGGGCGTCCGGGAAAACTCGAAGTTGTTCCAACCAAAGAGTATAGTACCCAACGCGATCTTTCCTTAGCGTATTCGCCGGGTGTAGCGGAACCTTGTCTGGCTATCGAAGCAAACCCCGACGATGCCTTCAAGTACACTGCAAAAGGCAACCTTGTGGCCGTTATCAGTAACGGAACCGCTGTGTTAGGACTTGGTAACATTGGTCCTGCTGCCAGCAAACCCGTAATGGAAGGCAAAGGGTTGCTGTTTAAAATCTACTCTGATATCGATGTATTCGACCTTGAGCTGAATACCAGTAATATCGACGAGTTTGTTCGTACGGTCAAGATTCTGGAACCTACGTTTGGTGGCGTTAATCTGGAAGATATCAAGGCCCCGGAATGTTTCGAAATTGAGGAACGACTCAAGAAGGAAATGAACATTCCGGTTATGCACGACGATCAGCATGGCACGGCGATTGTCAGTGGGGCTGCCCTGCTCAATGCGCTTGAGTTGGTCGAAAAACCAATCCAGACGGCTAAATTCGTCATCCTGGGCGCTGGTGCAGCGGCTATTTCCTGTGCCCGTCAGTACGTCGCTCTGGGTGCTAAGCATGAGAACATGGTGATGTTCGATGTCAATGGGCCGCTTCGTACAGATCGAACCGACCTGAGCGAGCTGATGCTGCCCTTTGCGACCTCCCGTGATATTCACTCACTGGAAGATGCTTTTGCCGATGCCGATGTATTTGTGGGTTTATCGAAGGGAAATATTGTGAGTCAGGACATGATTCGCCTGATGGCCAAGAATGCTATTGTGTTTGCCATGGCGAACCCTAATCCCGAAATTAGTTACGACGATGCGATGGCCGCCCGGCCCGACATCATCATGGCAACTGGTCGCTCCGATTACCCGAATCAGGTCAACAACGTACTTGGTTTTCCCTATATTTTCCGGGGTGCGTTGGACGTTCGTGCTACGGAAATCAATGAAGCAATGAAACTAGCGGCCACGTACGCACTGGCCGACCTAGCCAAGAAGCCGGTGCCCGATCTGGTTAACCTGGCCTACGGCGAATCAAACATGGTTTTTGGGCGAACCTATATCCTGCCCAAACCCGTTGATCCGCGTTTGCTCTCGACAGTAGCTCCCGCCGTAGCTCAGGCAGCCATGACATCGGGAGTAGCCCGATTAACAATTACCGATTGGGACGCCTACGAACAACAACTAGCCCGACGATTAGGTCAGGACAATCAGATTTCAAGGGTTATTCTGACGAAAGCGAAAGCCAATCCGAAACGGGTTGTTTTTGCGGATGCCGAAAACCTGAAAGTACTCAAAGCTGCTCAACAGGTTCGGGATGAAGGGATTGCATTCCCGATTTTGCTGGGAGAACAAGCCAAAATTGAGAAGCTCATCGACGAAAACAGCCTTGACCTGGGCAATATTCCCATCATTGACCCTCGGTCGCCCGAGCAGGCTGCGCTGGTTGAACGATTTGGCGATCTGTTTTTCGAGAAGCGGAAGCGTAAAGGCGTCAACGCTACCGAAGCTCGGAAAATGATGAATGTCCGCAATTACTTCGGAGCCATGATGGTCGAAACCGGTGAGGCCGATGCGCTCATTTCTGGTTTGACCCGCTCCTACCCCGATACGATTCGCCCTGCCTTACAGATCATTGGCAAAGAATCGGGGGTAAAAAAAGTAGCGGGGATGTACATTCTGCTCACGAAACGCGGCCCCCTGTTTTTCTCGGATACAACTGTCAATTTTAACCCAACGGCTGAAGAGATTGTCGAAATAACCGAATTAACCGCCCAAACAGTCGAGCGATTCAACATTAAACCGCGCATAGCTCTGGTCACCTATTCAAACTTTGGCAGTGCGAAAGGCGATGATGCGGAGAAAATGAATCGCGCCGTCGAGCTGCTCCAACAGCGGAATCCAGACATGATTGTGGATGGCGAAATTCAGGCTCACTTAGCGTTTAATACCGAATTACTACAGCAAAATCACCCATTCAGTAAGTTAGTAGGCGAAGGGGCCAACACACTCATTTTCCCAAACCTGTCTGCGGCAAACATAGCCTATAACCTGATGGCAGAAGCCGCCGGTTTCGATGCCATTGGCCCCATTCTGCTGGGTATTCGCAAGCCGGTGTACGTGTTGCAGTTAGGCTCATCGGAACGTGAAATTGTGAATATGGTCGCCATCGCCGTCGTTGAAGCACAAGGGAAATGA
- a CDS encoding phosphatase PAP2 family protein, producing MVETLNRLDTDLFLWLNGRYLPWLDPIMIWVTERNSWIPFYALLIGWMIYRYRKQTIGLVLTIIAAVALGDQLCSSVLKPLTHRLRPCHDLAVQKLMHPVMECGGLYGFASSHAATTFALATTLWLLLGKQHPWLKWGFLWASIVSYSRIYVAAHYPLDVLAGTGVGVLSAMLAVYVYHWWKARSANAENYFVN from the coding sequence ATGGTAGAGACACTCAACCGACTCGACACCGACCTTTTCCTCTGGCTGAACGGCCGCTATTTGCCCTGGCTCGACCCGATTATGATTTGGGTGACGGAGCGTAATAGCTGGATTCCTTTCTACGCCCTGCTAATTGGGTGGATGATCTATCGGTATCGAAAACAAACGATTGGACTGGTGCTCACCATTATTGCAGCCGTTGCCCTGGGCGATCAACTCTGTTCGTCGGTACTCAAACCACTTACCCATCGGCTCAGGCCCTGCCATGATCTTGCCGTGCAAAAATTGATGCACCCTGTTATGGAGTGTGGTGGATTGTATGGGTTTGCGTCTTCGCATGCGGCAACCACGTTTGCGCTGGCTACCACATTATGGCTTTTGCTGGGCAAACAGCATCCCTGGTTAAAATGGGGCTTTTTGTGGGCCTCTATCGTATCCTACAGTCGAATTTATGTGGCAGCTCATTACCCGCTCGATGTACTGGCGGGTACTGGGGTTGGCGTCTTATCAGCTATGCTTGCGGTGTATGTTTACCATTGGTGGAAGGCTCGCTCAGCGAATGCAGAGAATTATTTTGTCAACTGA
- a CDS encoding histidine phosphatase family protein produces MAQKTIYLIRHGETDYNRRGIVQGSGVNSDLNEMGRAQAMAFFQAYQHVPFNKIYISGLIRTYQTVEPFIELGLPYEKLTGLNEISWGVMEGKAPGNLDNEYYRALIEAWESGQTDRATDGGESPEQVVERQKVAIDTILSHPEEELVLVAMHGRAMRILLCWLTNLPLSQMDHFEHSNLCLYKLSYDYATAQFTIELTNDTAHLLSLALMQ; encoded by the coding sequence TTGGCACAAAAAACAATTTATCTGATTCGCCACGGCGAAACCGACTATAACCGCCGGGGGATAGTACAGGGTAGTGGGGTTAATTCGGACCTCAACGAGATGGGACGGGCGCAGGCAATGGCGTTTTTTCAGGCTTACCAGCACGTACCGTTTAACAAAATTTACATCTCCGGACTGATTCGCACCTACCAGACCGTCGAGCCATTTATCGAGTTGGGCTTACCATACGAAAAACTCACAGGTCTGAATGAGATTAGCTGGGGTGTTATGGAAGGTAAGGCTCCCGGTAATTTAGACAATGAGTATTACCGGGCACTAATCGAAGCCTGGGAGTCTGGCCAAACAGATCGGGCTACCGATGGCGGAGAAAGTCCTGAACAAGTCGTTGAACGCCAGAAAGTAGCCATAGATACGATCCTTTCGCATCCAGAAGAAGAACTGGTTTTGGTGGCAATGCATGGGCGGGCTATGCGTATCCTGCTTTGCTGGCTTACGAATCTGCCGCTCTCGCAGATGGATCATTTCGAGCATAGTAACCTGTGCCTTTATAAACTCTCATACGATTACGCAACAGCCCAGTTTACGATTGAATTGACCAACGATACAGCTCACCTGTTATCGCTGGCACTCATGCAGTAA
- the deoC gene encoding deoxyribose-phosphate aldolase, whose product MNPPIIREIAKLIDHALLHPTLTDAELREGCELALKYDVASVCIKPYAIRMATELLAGSDVLVGTVIGFPHGSNSTSIKVAETEQACQDGAVEIDMVVNIGKVLSQDWEYVADEISVVHKTCQVHGAILKVIFETDFLTNDAHKIKLCEICTEVGAEFVKTSTGFGFVKGSNRSYDYQGATSHDLQIMLNHVGPSVHVKASGGIRTLDELLTAKELGATRIGTSSTAAIIEAAYRRFGVVPADSQAIPIPDANGY is encoded by the coding sequence ATGAACCCACCTATCATTCGCGAGATTGCCAAATTAATTGATCACGCGCTTCTGCATCCAACCCTGACCGACGCCGAACTCCGCGAAGGCTGCGAACTGGCCCTAAAATACGACGTAGCCTCTGTCTGCATTAAACCTTACGCCATTCGTATGGCAACCGAGTTATTGGCGGGTTCTGATGTGCTGGTGGGCACGGTTATTGGCTTTCCACATGGTAGCAATAGCACCAGCATTAAGGTTGCCGAAACCGAACAGGCTTGTCAGGATGGCGCGGTTGAAATTGACATGGTCGTTAACATCGGTAAAGTGTTGAGCCAGGATTGGGAGTATGTAGCTGATGAGATTAGCGTCGTTCATAAAACCTGTCAGGTGCACGGGGCTATTTTGAAAGTAATTTTCGAGACTGATTTCCTGACCAATGATGCCCACAAAATCAAGCTCTGCGAAATCTGCACGGAAGTGGGGGCCGAGTTTGTCAAGACATCAACTGGCTTCGGTTTCGTCAAAGGCAGCAACAGGTCCTACGACTACCAGGGAGCTACTTCGCACGACTTACAGATCATGCTGAATCATGTTGGCCCTAGTGTTCACGTTAAAGCATCGGGCGGTATTCGAACCCTGGACGAATTGCTAACGGCTAAAGAATTGGGCGCGACTCGAATTGGTACTTCGTCAACGGCAGCCATTATCGAAGCCGCTTATCGTCGATTTGGCGTCGTACCAGCCGATTCACAGGCAATACCCATTCCGGATGCTAACGGGTACTGA
- a CDS encoding hotdog fold thioesterase translates to MKAGFDLNALDFIHNDSIGKHLGIEFIEAGEGYLIARMPVDKRTHQPFGILHGGASVVLAETLGSVASYMLLDDPTTQRAVGLEINANHLRSVREGWVYGRCTPIHTGRTTHVWDIRIADEQGKLVCVSRLTVAVIKA, encoded by the coding sequence ATGAAAGCGGGCTTCGATCTAAATGCACTTGATTTTATCCATAACGACTCTATTGGCAAGCATCTTGGCATTGAGTTCATAGAAGCCGGCGAAGGCTATTTGATTGCCCGTATGCCCGTTGACAAACGGACACACCAGCCGTTTGGTATTCTTCACGGAGGAGCCTCGGTGGTGTTGGCCGAAACTCTGGGCAGCGTAGCTTCCTATATGTTATTGGATGACCCAACTACGCAACGTGCCGTTGGGCTTGAAATCAACGCGAATCACCTGCGGTCCGTACGCGAAGGCTGGGTTTACGGTCGCTGCACACCTATTCATACAGGGCGTACTACACACGTTTGGGACATCCGGATTGCCGATGAACAAGGTAAGCTAGTTTGTGTAAGTCGCCTTACGGTGGCAGTGATTAAGGCGTAA
- the trpS gene encoding tryptophan--tRNA ligase, protein MSRILTGIQSSGRPHLGNILGAIKPAIELSKQPDNESFLFIADLHSLTTIKDGPLRREFTKAVAATWLAFGLDTEKNTFWRQSRVAEHTELAWHLSCFTPFPMLNNATSFKEKSDRASTVNAGLFVYPVLQAADILLYDAEIIPVGKDQRQHIEMTRDIASAFNHQYDEDVFVLPDARIDDRLMTIPGIDGAKMSKSYNNYIDIFLPENELWKVIKKIKSDSTPLEEPKNPDTDITFQLYSLLASAEQTAELRSLYEGGNYGYGMAKKAFYELILEQFATERERYIYYTIENPDALEAELRAGEEKARVVAQKTIARVREKLGFN, encoded by the coding sequence ATGTCACGAATCTTAACCGGTATCCAGTCCAGCGGACGTCCGCACTTAGGCAACATTCTGGGGGCTATCAAACCCGCCATTGAGTTATCGAAACAGCCTGATAACGAATCATTTCTGTTCATTGCCGATCTCCATTCGCTCACAACCATCAAAGATGGCCCTCTGCGTCGTGAGTTCACGAAAGCGGTAGCCGCCACCTGGCTGGCATTTGGTCTGGATACGGAGAAAAACACCTTCTGGCGGCAGTCGCGGGTGGCTGAGCATACCGAACTTGCCTGGCATCTGAGTTGCTTCACGCCATTTCCGATGCTCAACAATGCCACCTCGTTCAAAGAGAAATCGGATCGGGCTTCCACGGTCAATGCGGGCTTGTTTGTATATCCGGTTTTACAGGCTGCGGATATTTTACTTTATGATGCAGAGATCATTCCTGTTGGTAAAGATCAGCGCCAGCATATCGAGATGACCCGTGACATTGCCAGCGCGTTCAATCATCAGTACGATGAAGACGTATTTGTCTTGCCAGACGCCCGCATCGACGATCGGCTTATGACCATTCCGGGTATCGATGGGGCCAAAATGAGTAAATCCTATAATAACTACATCGATATTTTCCTGCCGGAGAATGAGTTGTGGAAGGTGATCAAAAAAATCAAATCGGATTCAACGCCCCTCGAAGAGCCCAAGAATCCAGATACGGATATTACGTTCCAATTGTATTCGCTACTGGCATCAGCCGAGCAAACTGCTGAACTGCGTAGCTTATATGAAGGTGGTAACTACGGTTACGGCATGGCGAAGAAAGCATTCTACGAACTCATTCTGGAACAGTTTGCTACGGAGCGCGAACGATATATTTATTACACTATCGAAAACCCCGATGCCCTCGAAGCTGAACTCCGGGCCGGTGAAGAAAAGGCCCGTGTTGTGGCTCAAAAAACCATTGCCCGCGTACGTGAAAAGTTGGGATTCAACTAA
- a CDS encoding response regulator transcription factor yields MNNRPPKRPLNAVQLKPRERHFLQLACSELTYVQIADQMCVSPRTVDGYREALFERFQVKSRVGLVVYAMRGGLVVL; encoded by the coding sequence ATGAACAATCGACCACCGAAACGCCCTCTGAACGCTGTTCAGTTGAAACCCCGTGAACGGCATTTTCTCCAATTGGCCTGTTCCGAATTAACCTACGTCCAAATTGCCGATCAGATGTGTGTCAGCCCCCGCACAGTAGACGGCTATCGAGAAGCGCTATTTGAACGCTTTCAGGTAAAAAGCCGCGTTGGGCTGGTAGTATATGCCATGCGGGGAGGATTAGTTGTACTCTAA
- the rlmD gene encoding 23S rRNA (uracil(1939)-C(5))-methyltransferase RlmD has product MRRKTHKTPERLAGVRIDAVAAEGKCIVRTDEGVIFVENPTGGPGVAPGDVVDLRITNKKKQYREAVAERVHEWSPVRADPFCEHFGTCGGCKWQHIQYPEQLGFKHQQVVDHLTRIGKVELPAILPILPAHPTQYYRNKLEFTCAEGRWLTQQEVSTQHTIDQRAVGFHVPGRFDKVLPIHHCYLQPDPSNAIRQAVNEYVFQHDMTLYNLKAHTGFLRTLIIRTADTTQQIMVTLQVAQDNPDLLNGLLGHLQATFPQITSLNYILNTKKNDSYQDQEVINWGGKPYIEEQMGEADGPVLTFRIGPKSFYQTNAQQAHNLYKITRDWAGLTGNERVYDLYTGTGTIALFVARRAKEVIGVEYVEASVADARVNAQVNGITNATFFAGDMRDILTESFFDQHGRPDVVITDPPRAGMDEAVTRQLLKAAPDRIVYVSCNTATQARDLGILDEGYSVVSVQPVDMFPHTHHVENVVLLKRRE; this is encoded by the coding sequence ATGCGTAGGAAGACTCACAAAACCCCCGAACGGTTGGCAGGCGTTCGAATTGATGCCGTAGCTGCCGAGGGAAAATGCATTGTTCGTACCGATGAGGGCGTGATTTTTGTTGAAAACCCGACCGGTGGGCCGGGTGTAGCTCCGGGCGACGTAGTAGACCTGCGCATTACTAACAAGAAGAAGCAGTATCGAGAGGCTGTGGCCGAACGGGTTCACGAGTGGTCGCCGGTACGGGCCGATCCATTTTGCGAACATTTTGGTACATGTGGCGGCTGTAAATGGCAGCACATACAATATCCGGAACAACTGGGCTTTAAACACCAACAGGTGGTCGATCATCTGACGCGTATTGGCAAAGTCGAGTTGCCCGCTATTTTGCCAATTTTGCCCGCGCACCCAACTCAGTACTACCGAAATAAACTGGAGTTTACCTGTGCCGAAGGTCGCTGGCTGACTCAGCAGGAAGTGAGTACACAGCACACAATTGACCAGCGGGCAGTAGGCTTTCATGTTCCGGGCCGATTTGATAAAGTGCTGCCTATTCATCACTGCTATCTTCAACCAGACCCATCCAACGCCATTCGTCAGGCCGTAAACGAGTACGTTTTTCAGCACGATATGACGTTGTATAATTTGAAAGCACATACCGGTTTTCTACGGACGCTCATTATCCGTACTGCCGATACTACGCAGCAGATTATGGTAACGTTGCAGGTTGCTCAGGACAACCCCGATCTGTTAAATGGCTTGCTTGGTCACCTTCAGGCTACGTTCCCTCAGATCACATCATTGAACTATATTCTGAACACTAAAAAGAACGATAGCTATCAGGATCAGGAAGTAATCAACTGGGGAGGAAAACCGTATATCGAGGAACAAATGGGCGAGGCTGATGGGCCCGTACTTACGTTCCGTATCGGTCCGAAATCGTTTTACCAGACGAACGCTCAACAAGCCCATAACCTGTACAAAATTACTCGTGACTGGGCTGGCCTAACGGGCAACGAGCGCGTTTATGATTTATACACTGGTACGGGTACGATTGCCCTGTTTGTTGCTCGTCGGGCAAAGGAAGTAATTGGTGTTGAGTATGTTGAAGCCTCGGTGGCCGATGCGCGTGTGAATGCTCAGGTAAACGGAATCACGAATGCGACCTTCTTTGCTGGTGACATGCGCGATATTCTGACCGAGAGCTTTTTTGATCAGCATGGTCGGCCAGATGTGGTCATTACCGATCCTCCCCGTGCAGGTATGGACGAGGCCGTAACTCGCCAGTTGCTCAAAGCAGCCCCCGACCGAATTGTGTATGTAAGCTGCAATACCGCCACCCAGGCTCGCGATTTGGGCATCTTAGATGAAGGATATTCTGTTGTCAGTGTCCAGCCCGTAGATATGTTCCCGCACACGCACCATGTAGAAAATGTGGTGTTGTTGAAGAGGAGAGAATAA
- a CDS encoding T9SS type B sorting domain-containing protein: protein MPNLYCPLWKTLLMTCLLLVMSHFALATHIVGGELELRYLGSQSAYSHRINLNLYFDAINGNTGANDAVVSVGVFAKRTNQLIGYVPLPRVSTEQVAYTRPTCAVAELRTLLIRYSNDLNLDPNVFNDPGGYYMSWERCCRNGTIVNITAPGAAGSAFYLEFPAIRNGQVTVANSSPIFTVPKGDYACVGQPFVLDFSAKDADGDSLTYNLVTPYNGFSTSIYPDPGSVNQAAQPVFNAGPYPPVQWINGISISNEIPGSVPLRVDARTGLLTVTPDRVGLFVFSVEVGEYRNKKLIGLVRRDFQVLVVDCKKNNPPTLLFKPDGQKGFYKEGNVITIAEKDTNCLSLYVTDIDPNQQITITNMSGSLPGLTLTPGTLLTKTSSDTLQAKFCFGRCVGADGKPFTLLIRATDDGCPQGLSDTISIRLTIIPSLNNKPAASTDLLNNIGKATVGSSFSFTAFGNDIDNDNITIQAVGRGFTLVQAGMSFSSVSGAGKVAQPFTWKPTCTQATQPEYVVDFIVTDTRCNQNLRDTVTVRLSAVGIPSQPPSIRTTLAQPVVELSVSPSDSTGHTQFDVLGNDPDRDTLRLTGTGRGFDVKAAGMNFTDKTGLPTLQSAFSWTPTCELMAGKSEATFIVDFVVDDRSCQPNHTDVTSVTFHVKNPSANAEIKVPNVFTPNGDGANDYFAVKDIPENSCDEQFKRVDITNRWGATIFTSTDPKFRWYGNDAAVGTYYYLLLTTKRTFKGTVTLIR from the coding sequence ATGCCAAACCTGTACTGTCCGTTATGGAAAACCTTACTTATGACCTGCTTATTACTGGTTATGAGCCACTTTGCCCTGGCAACCCATATTGTTGGGGGCGAATTGGAGTTGCGTTATCTCGGCTCACAGAGCGCTTATTCCCATCGCATTAACCTGAATCTGTACTTCGATGCCATCAACGGAAATACGGGTGCCAATGATGCTGTCGTTAGCGTCGGTGTTTTTGCCAAACGAACAAACCAGCTTATTGGCTATGTTCCGCTGCCCCGCGTTAGTACCGAGCAGGTAGCCTATACGAGACCCACCTGCGCCGTGGCTGAGTTACGAACATTATTAATTCGATACAGTAACGACCTGAACCTCGACCCTAACGTTTTCAATGATCCTGGTGGTTATTATATGTCCTGGGAGCGTTGCTGCCGAAACGGAACAATCGTCAATATCACGGCTCCCGGTGCAGCCGGTTCTGCATTCTACCTGGAATTTCCAGCCATAAGAAACGGACAGGTTACGGTAGCCAATTCGTCGCCGATATTTACTGTTCCTAAAGGTGATTATGCCTGCGTGGGTCAGCCATTTGTGCTCGACTTTAGTGCCAAAGACGCTGATGGCGATAGTCTGACCTATAACCTGGTTACGCCCTATAATGGGTTTAGTACATCCATTTATCCAGATCCAGGCTCTGTCAATCAGGCGGCCCAACCCGTTTTCAACGCTGGCCCCTACCCACCTGTGCAATGGATCAACGGCATTTCAATCAGCAATGAGATTCCGGGAAGTGTACCCCTACGCGTAGACGCCCGTACCGGGTTGCTCACGGTAACTCCCGACAGAGTTGGCCTCTTCGTGTTCTCGGTTGAAGTTGGTGAATACCGGAATAAAAAATTGATCGGTCTCGTCCGACGCGATTTTCAGGTTTTGGTTGTCGACTGTAAGAAAAACAACCCGCCGACACTCCTTTTCAAGCCTGATGGACAGAAAGGCTTCTACAAAGAAGGAAACGTCATCACAATTGCCGAGAAAGACACAAACTGCCTGAGTTTGTACGTCACTGATATTGACCCGAACCAGCAAATTACCATCACTAACATGAGCGGGTCGCTACCCGGCCTGACACTCACACCCGGTACGTTGCTCACCAAGACCAGTAGCGATACCTTACAAGCTAAATTCTGTTTTGGGCGCTGCGTTGGAGCCGATGGAAAACCGTTTACCTTACTCATCCGGGCCACCGATGATGGGTGTCCGCAAGGATTGAGTGATACGATTAGTATCCGCCTGACAATTATTCCGTCATTAAATAATAAACCTGCAGCCAGCACCGATCTGTTAAATAACATAGGCAAAGCTACGGTTGGCTCATCGTTTAGCTTTACGGCCTTTGGCAACGATATCGATAACGATAATATCACGATTCAGGCTGTCGGGCGCGGCTTTACTCTGGTACAAGCGGGCATGAGCTTTAGTTCTGTTTCAGGTGCGGGAAAAGTCGCTCAACCGTTCACCTGGAAGCCAACCTGTACACAAGCCACACAACCTGAGTATGTAGTCGACTTTATTGTGACCGATACGCGCTGTAATCAAAACCTTCGCGATACTGTCACGGTGCGGCTCTCGGCTGTGGGCATACCCAGCCAGCCACCCAGTATACGCACAACACTGGCCCAGCCTGTCGTTGAACTCTCCGTGAGCCCCTCCGACTCTACCGGCCACACGCAATTCGATGTACTGGGCAACGACCCCGACCGCGACACACTTCGATTAACAGGTACAGGACGCGGATTTGATGTGAAAGCTGCGGGCATGAATTTCACCGACAAAACAGGTCTGCCCACGCTACAATCTGCCTTTAGCTGGACGCCTACCTGCGAATTGATGGCGGGCAAAAGTGAGGCCACATTCATTGTCGATTTCGTAGTTGATGATCGTTCCTGCCAGCCCAATCATACCGACGTGACTAGCGTTACATTCCATGTTAAAAACCCATCGGCTAACGCCGAGATCAAAGTACCCAATGTATTTACCCCCAATGGCGATGGTGCCAACGATTACTTCGCCGTAAAAGACATACCCGAAAATTCGTGTGATGAACAATTCAAACGGGTTGACATCACGAATCGCTGGGGGGCAACCATCTTCACATCGACCGACCCAAAATTTCGCTGGTATGGTAACGATGCTGCCGTTGGCACGTATTATTATCTCCTGCTCACGACCAAACGTACCTTCAAAGGAACAGTAACGCTCATTCGATAA